A portion of the Glycine max cultivar Williams 82 chromosome 10, Glycine_max_v4.0, whole genome shotgun sequence genome contains these proteins:
- the LOC100792996 gene encoding single-stranded DNA-binding protein, mitochondrial, translating into MNSMAVRLAKHLRLSALTSFSLGGVPRSGASWYSTSLSGGENDHPLPDNDAPKKEALDEEFDDFLGEKPELQLQGVDPKKGWGFRGVHKAIICGKVGQAPVQKILRNGRNITIFTVGTGGMFDQRIQGPKDLPKPAQWHRIAVHNDILGTYAVQQLFKNSSVYVEGDIETRVYNDSINGNVKSIPEICVRRDGRIRLIKNGESIDKTSLDELREGLF; encoded by the exons GTGGTGTGCCGAGAAGCGGAGCTTCATGGTACTCGACCTCCCTATCTGGAGGTGAAAATGATCACCCTTTACCTGATAATGATGCACCTAAGAAGGAAGCATTGGATGAAGAGTTTGATGATTTTCTTGGCGAAAAGCCTGAGTTACAGCTGCAAGGTGTGGATCCCAAGAAGGGTTGGGGATTTCGTGGCGTGCACAAG GCAATTATTTGTGGAAAAGTTGGCCAAGCCCCTGTTCAAAAGATACTGAGGAATGGTAGAAATATAACCATCTTTACAGTTGGGACAGGGGGCATGTTTGACCAGAGAATTCAAGGACCAAAGGATTTGCCAAAACCTGCTCAATGGCATAGGATTGCTGTGCATAATGATATACTAGGGACCTATGCCGTACAGCAACTCTTTAAAAA CTCTTCAGTTTATGTTGAGGGTGACATTGAGACTAGAGTTTATAATGATAGCATCAACGGTAACGTTAAAAGCATTCCAGAGATATGTGTTCGCCGTGATG GGAGAATTCGCCTCATCAAGAATGGGGAGAGCATTGATAAAACTTCCTTGGATGAATTGC GAGAAGGGTTGTTTTAG